From Rissa tridactyla isolate bRisTri1 chromosome 7, bRisTri1.patW.cur.20221130, whole genome shotgun sequence, a single genomic window includes:
- the LOC128913061 gene encoding tubulin monoglutamylase TTLL4-like isoform X4, which translates to MASAGPEHVNLGPKQENNIRLESSTLPAGRAHPRQAWHLAQQQAKPIWNLEKKYVNAFQDHNLLPSGIPLQQSCFLCPPSLCHAHPGEDTLPSLPLAQPCLDLGGSTLLYQRSCLRPKPYGFPFQSTPDTGSATGKAMSSLLMEPCLLPALVEEHSATGVKGSALSSGRQASRSYRPLLNNNSFLQPSSAKVPLLQSPEMKKLKNTHSLSDASCLHSGGDGESFPGSLVNEAVKSSNLVLEQTAVSSLTLVPSGAILRKDRCSRKEAERRAHSLKEKEPEISLMEAVQPLAGQTATNNSFGREVESSGLTNVGSLSNWNSRWGQHVIAQFTPKETSAPVNSELGRHRLNGNSSLIGTNGAVVCTKRISVHLLASHAGSPDCNADCRLVSMLSSRGGDRVPKAEPLHLAAVSEVATQMSTMQLEKEEKQAQAELPRKLDVTAEQLLLEPSHPQDEAEEELPDGLDESCSQEEDEDSDSDASSVADVTSSGSVALVSRNCIECLAQPAEAQEKVLKPALVCSLFPNVPPTIYFSTRDERVEKLPWEQRKLLRWKMCTVTPNIVKQTVGRSHFRVSKKSNDWLGCWGHHMKSPSFRAIREHQKLNHFPGSFQIGRKDRLWRNLLKMQARCGKKEFNFFPQSFILPQDIKLLRKAWEEGASRQKWIVKPPASARGIGIQVIHKWSQLPKRRPLLVQRYLHKPYLIGGKKFDLRIYVYVTCYDPLRVYLFKDGLVRFASCKYSSSMKSLSNKFVHLTNYSVNKKNTEYKSNSDETACQGHKWALKALWSYLTQKGVNSEAIWEKIKDIVIKTIIASEPYVNSLVKMYVRRPYCCHELFGFDIMLDENLKPWILEVNISPSLHSNSPLDVSIKGQMIRDLLNLAGFVLPSTDSMASRPQTRNGSTCSPGSTLKEKPKPASEHFIAEKMKKAYYLTQKIPDQDFYSSVLDILTPDDVRILVQTEDEYSRRGQFERVFPTHISMRYLRFFEQPRYFNILVTQWELKYYLNKHKGLELLRNWCVQGYHTGAGTDLAQTWSLPKSFFLQKSSVQSNGFSKLDLGRLGALLPSAGEDLTRCLEPSPAQTLPLNKCTDGADQKPAGCLSDTALVM; encoded by the exons ATGGCCTCTGCAGGACCAGAACACGTTAATCTGGGCCCCAAACAGGAGAATAACATCAGGCTCGAGTCAAGCACCCTTCCGGCAGGGAGAGCTCATCCACGCCAGGCCTGGCACCTCGCTCAGCAGCAGGCAAAACCCATTTGGAATTTAGAGAAGAAGTATGTGAATGCTTTCCAGGATCACAACCTGCTGCCCTCAGGGATCCCTCTGCAGCAATCCTGCTTCTTGTGCCCACCATCCCTATGTCACGCACACCCCGGTGAAGACACCCTCCCAAGCCTGCCCTTGGCCCAGCCGTGCCTGGACCTGGGTGGGAGCACTCTGCTCTACCAACGCTCCTGCCTCAGACCCAAGCCCTACGGGTTTCCTTTCCAAAGCACTCCGGACACCGGCTCTGCTACGGGAAAGGCGATGTCTTCCTTGCTGATGgagccctgcctcctgcctgcgcTGGTGGAGGAGCACTCTGCGACTGGGGTCAAAGGCTCTGCCCTCAGCTCAGGTCGGCAGGCATCCAGGTCCTATAGACCACTGCTCAATAATAACTCCTTCCTACAGCCAAGCAGTGCTAAAGTGCCTTTGCTGCAGTCACCAGAGATGAAGAAGTTGAAAAACACCCACAGCCTCTCTGACGCCTCGTGTCTCCACTCTGGGGGCGATGGGGAGAGCTTCCCTGGCAGCCTGGTCAATGAAGCAGTGAAAAGCAGCAACCTTGTGTTGGAGCAAACTGCGGTCTCCTCCCTGACCCTTGTGCCCAGCGGTGCGATCCTCAGGAAGGATCGGTGCTCACGGAAGGAAGCTGAGAGGAGAGCACACAGCTTAAAAGAGAAGGAGCCGGAGATCAGCCTCATGGAGGCTGTGCAGCCACTTGCCGGACAGACTGCCACAAACAACAGCTTTGGACGCGAAGTTGAAAGCTCAGGCCTTACAAATGTGGGCAGCCTGTCCAACTGGAACAGCAGGTGGGGGCAGCACGTCATAGCACAGTTCACCCCAAAAGAAACCAGCGCTCCTGTGAACTCAGAGCTGGGTAGGCATCGCCTTAACGGTAACTCAAGCCTTATAGGCACCAATGGTGCTGTTGTCTGCACTAAGCGTATCAGTGTCCATCTCTTGGCCTCGCATGCTGGCTCTCCTGACTGCAACGCTGACTGCCGGCTTGTAAGCATGCTGAGCTCACGTGGTGGGGACCGGGTGCCAAAAGCAGAGCCTCTGCATCTCGCTGCTGTCTCTGAAGTGGCAACTCAGATGTCTACCATGCAactggagaaagaggagaaacaggCCCAGGCTGAGCTCCCAAGAAAGCTTGA TGTCACTGCTGAGCAGTTGCTGCTGGAGCCAAGTCATCCCCAGgatgaagcagaggaagaacttCCTGATGGTCTGGACGAGAGCTGCAGtcaggaggaggacgaggaca GTGACTCAGATGCTTCCTCTGTTGCTGACGTGACGTCCAGTGGCTCTGTGGCTCTTGTATCCAG GAACTGCATCGAGTGCCTGGCCCAACCCGCTGAGGCTCAGGAGAAAGTGCTCAAACCAGCTCTTGTCTGCAGTTTATTCCCTAATGTGCCTCCAACTATCTACTTCAGCACTCGGGATGAGAGAG TGGAAAAGCTGCCTTGGGAGCAGAGGAAGCTGCTGCGATGGAAAATGTGCACAGTCACGCCGAACATAGTGAAGCAAACCGTTGGCAGGTCCCACTTTAGAGTCAGCAAAA AAAGCAACGACTGGCTGGGCTGCTGGGGCCACCACATGAAATCCCCCAGCTTCAGAGCCATCAGGGAGCACCAGAAG CTAAACCACTTCCCTGGTTCATTTCAAATTGGGAGAAAGGACCGTCTGTGGCGCAACCTGTTGAAGATGCAGGCTCGCTGTGGGAAGAAGGAGTTTAACTTCTTCCCGCAGTCCTTCATCCTGCCCCAGGACATCAAATTACTCAGGAAAGCATGGGAGGAAGGAGCCAGCCGCCAGAAATGGATTGTGAAACCA CCAGCATCAGCAAGAGGCATTGGTATCCAGGTCATCCACAAATGGAGCCAGCTCCCCAAAAGGAGACCGTTGCTGGTACAAAG ATATCTACACAAACCCTACCTCATTGGCGGGAAGAAGTTCGACCTGAGGATCTACGTTTATGTCACTTGCTACGATCCCCTCAGGGTCTACCTGTTCAAGGACGGATTGGTTCGCTTTGCCAGCTGCAA GTACTCCTCCTCAATGAAGAGCCTGAGCAACAAGTTTGTGCACTTGACCAACTACAGCGTGAACAAGAAGAACACAGAGTACAAGTCCAATTCGGATGAGACTGCTTGTCAgggacacaaatg GGCACTCAAAGCTCTCTGGAGTTACCTGACCCAGAAGGGAGTTAATAGCGAGGCCATCTGGGAGAAGATTAAGGACATCGTTATCAAAACCATCATTGC ATCTGAGCCCTACGTGAATAGCCTGGTGAAGATGTACGTGCGGCGGCCGTATTGTTGCCATGAGCTGTTTGGGTTTGATATCATGCTGGATGAAAACCTCAAACCCTGGATCTTAGAGGTCAACATTTCCCCAAG CCTCCACTCCAACTCCCCACTGGATGTGAGCATCAAGGGCCAGATGATCCGGGACCTCCTCAACCTCGCCGGCTTTGTTCTGCCCAGCACGGACAGCATGGCCTCAAGGCCACAGACAAGAAATGGCTCTACCTGCAG TCCAGGCAGTACTTTAAAGGAGAAGCCCAAGCCAGCATCTGAGCATTTCATAGCAGAGAAGATGAAGAAGGCCTATTACTTGACGCAGAAGATACCTGACCAG GacttttattcttctgtcttGGACATCCTGACGCCAGATGATGTCCGCATCCTGGTGCAGACAGAGGACGAGTATTCCCGGCGTGGGCAGTTCGAGCGGGTGTTCCCCACCCACATCTCCATGCGCTACCTGCGCTTCTTCGAGCAACCTCGTTACTTCAACATCCTGGTGACCCAGTGGGAGCTCAAATACTACTTGAATAAACACAAAG GTCTGGAGCTACTGAGGAACTGGTGTGTCCAGGGGTACCACACTGGGGCAGGGACGGATTTGGCCCAGACG tgGTCGTTGCCAAAGTCTTTCTTCCTCCAGAAGAGCAGCGTTCAATCAAATGGCTTCAGCAAACTGGATCTGGGCAGGCTGGG CGCACTCCTTCCCTCGGCCGGTGAGGACCTCACGAGATGCctggagcccagccctgctcagaCCTTACCTCTCAACAAGTGCACTGATGGAGCCGACCAGAAACCTGCTGGCTGCCTCTCAGACACTGCGCTGGTGATGTGA